Genomic segment of Paraburkholderia agricolaris:
TTGCGATGTTTCGCACGCCTGTCGACCTCGAACTGTGCCCGCCGACGCTCAGTCGGCGGACACGACTTCCAGCAATTCGTCGCCGAAACGGTCAAGTTTGCGGGCGCCCATGCCTGGAATACCGCGCAAATCCTCGATGGAATCGGGGCCGTTGCGGGCAATTTCGGCCAGTGTGGCGTCGTGGAAGATGACATAGGCCGGTACGCCATCGCTTTTCGCCGTCTCCGTGCGCCAGGCGCGTAGGCGTTCCCAGCGGGCGCGCTCGCGCGGACCCATGCCGATCGTCGGGTCAGCGCGCTCGCTAGTGCGTCCGGATGACTGGCGGGTACGCGTCGGCTTCACGTAACGGCGCATCGTCACGTTCTGCTCGCTCTTCAACACCGCTTTGGCAGCCTCGGTCAGTACCAGTGAGCCGAAACCCTCATGATCGACGGTGAGGTAGCCAAAGGCGACGAGCTGGCGAAAGATCGCCCGCCACTCCGGTTCACCGAGCGCGGCGCCGATGCCGAAAGTGGTCAGCCTCTCGTGGCCGCGCTGCATGATCTTTTCGCTGCGATTGCCGCGCAGAATGTCGATCAGGTGGCCGGCGCCAAAGTGAAATCCACTTGCTCGCTGCGCCCGGAAGACACATGACAGCGCCATCTGCGCTTCGCGTGTCGCGTCCCATGTGTCGGGCGGCTCAATACAATTGTCGCAGTTGCCGCACGGCTTGCTCGATTCGCCAAAGTACGCGAGCAACCGCACCCGGCGGCAGGTCGCCGCTTCGCACAGCCCGAGCAGTGCATCGAGCTTGCCAGTCTGCACGCGCTTATGCGCGTCGTCGGCGTCGGACTCGTCGATCATCTTGCGCTGCTGCACGACGTCGCCCAGACCGTACGCCATCCAGGCGTTCGCCGGCATGCCGTCACGGCCAGCACGGCCAGTTTCCTGGTAGTAGCCTTCGACACTCTTCGGCAAATCGAGGTGAGCCACGAAGCGCACGTCCGGTTTGTCGATGCCCATGCCGAAGGCAATCGTCGCGCACATGACGATGCCTTCCTCGCGCTGAAACATCTCCTGATGCTTCTGGCGGATTTCGAACTCCATGCCAGCGTGGTAAGGCAACGCGCGCATCCCCTTCTCTTTCAGCCACTCCGCCGTTTCTTCGACCTTGCGTCGCGACAGGCAGTAGACAACGCCGGCGTCGGTCGTACCGTCCGGTTTCGAGTGCTCAGCACGAATGAAGTCGAGCAATTGCGTGCGCGCATTGTCCTTTTCGACGATGCGGTAGCGAATGTTCGGGCGATCGAAGCTGGAGACAAAGACACGCGCGTCATCGAGCGCCAGACGGTGGATGATTTCGTCGCGCGTGATCGCGTCGGCCGTCGCGGTGAGTGCGATGCGCGGCACATTCGGGAAACGCTCGTGCAGCACCGACAGCTGAATGTATTCAGGACGGAAATCGTGCCCCCATTGCGACACGCAATGCGCTTCGTCGATAGCGAACAACCCGATACGCGTGCGCTCAAGCAACTCCTGGAAACGGGGCGTCATCAACCGTTCTGGCGCCACGTACAGCAGATCGATTTCGCCTTCACGCAGCGCACGCTCAGTGGCCATCGCCTCGGCGCTTGACAGTGTTGAATTCAGATACGCGGCCCTAACGCCCACTTCCTTCAGCGCGGCGACCTGGTCCTGCATCAATGCGATCAACGGGGATACGACGATCCCTGCTCCGCAGCCCGCTTCGCGCCGCACCAGCGACGGAATCTGATAGCACAACGACTTGCCGCCGCCCGTTGGCATCAGCACGAGACAATCGCCGCCGCCGGCGACGTGTTCGACAATTTCGCCCTGCTGCCCTCTGAACGCGGGGTAACCAAAGACTTCGTTGAGGATTTCGAGCGAACGGGACATGAATTGGAGAGAAGCAGCGTGATGCCGGTGACACGAATTTTACCAACGCATTCGTGCTGCGCCCGCGCTTAGATGCAACGTTAGCCATTCGGCCAACGAAACCATCACGAAGCGCATGAAAAAGAAGCGACCGCGGTGCGTCGGACAGGAGTAAGTGCTAAAGCACCAACTCCTATCGACAAAAAAAAAACCGCTCAGTCGAAACTGAGCGGCTTCGCTGGCTGGTGAGCCCAAGCGGCTTGCGCCGCCGGGACTTACTCGCCTGAGTGCTGCTGTTCGGCGGCCGGAGTTTCCGGGGTACCGAATTCGAACGACTCTTCCGCTGCGATCTGGTCGAAACGCTCGCGGTCGGACAGTTCCTTGCTCTTGCGTGCCTTGTGGAACGCGAGACCCGTACCTGCCGGAATCAGACGACCAACGATCACGTTTTCCTTCAGCCCGCGCAGATCGTCGCGCTTGCCCATGATCGCCGCTTCGGTCAGCACGCGGGTCGTTTCCTGGAACGACGCTGCGGAGATGAACGAATCGGTCGACAGCGATGCCTTCGTAATACCGAGCAGCACGTTGTCGTAGGTTGCCGGGATCTTGCCTTCCGCAGCCATCCGGTCGTTTTCGTCGAGCATATCCGAGCGCTCGACCTGTTCGCCCATGATGAAGCGCGTGTCACCGTTATCGACGATCTGCACGCGGCGCAGCATCTGACGGACGATCACTTCAATGTGCTTGTCATTGATCTTCACGCCCTGCAGACGATACACGTCCTGCACTTCGTCAACGATGTAGCGCGCCAGCGCTTCGACGCCCTGCAAACGCAGAATGTCGTGCGGATCAGCCGGCCCGTCGACAATCATTTCGCCCTTGTTGACGACCTGACCATCGTGCACCAGAACCTGCTTTTCCTTCGCGATCAGGAACTCGTGCTGATTGCCTTCGAGGTCCGTGATAACGAGACGCTGCTTGCCCTTTGTGTCCTTACCGAACGACGTCGTGCCCGTGACTTCCGCCAGAATACCGGCGTCCTTCGGCGAGCGCGCTTCGAACAGTTCGGCCACGCGCGGCAGACCACCGGTAATGTCGCGAGTCTTTTGCGATTCAACCGGGATACGTGCCAGCACTTCACCAACCTGCACTTGCTGACCGTCCTTCACGGTGATCAGAGCGCCGACCTGGAAGCCGATCTGCACCGAGTGCTCGGTGTTCGGGATCTTGACTTCTTCGCCGTTCGCGTCGAGCAGCTTGACCTGCGGGCGCACCGTCTTCGACGCTTGCGAACCGCGGCGCTTCACGTCGATCACGACCAGCGTCGAGAGACCCGTCACATCGTCGATCTGCTTGGCAACCGTCACGCCTTCTTCGACGTTTTCGAACTTCACCGTACCACCGTACTCGGTGATGATCGGACGCGTCATCGGATCCCACGTCGCCAGTTGCGTGCCGGCCTTGATCTGCGCGCCGTCCAGTTGCAACAGCGTCGCGCCGTACGGCACCTTGTGACGTTCACGCTCGCGGCCGTGGTCGTCGGTGATCATCGCTTCGCCCGAACGCGAGATGACGATCTGCTCGCCCTTCGCGTTGGTGACGTAACGCATGGTCGCCGTGAAACGAACCGTACCGTTCGACTTGGCTTCAACCGACGAAGCCACTGCTGCACGCGATGCCGCACCACCGATGTGGAACGTACGCATCGTGAGCTGCGTGCCCGGTTCACCGATCGACTGAGCAGCGATCACGCCAACTGCTTCGCCGACGTTGACCGACGAGCCACGACCCAGGTCGCGGCCATAGCAGGCTGCGCACAGACCGTAACGCGTTTCGCAAGTCAACGGCGTACGCACGCGCACTTCGTCGATGCCGAGGCGTTCGATTTCTTCGACCGCGTCTTCGTCGAGCAAGGTGCCCGTTTCGTACAGCGTTTCCTGCGATTCCGGATTGACGACGTCAGCCACCGTCACGCGACCGAGGATACGGTCACGCAGCGCTTCGACGACTTCACCGCCTTCGACCAACGCCTTCATGGCAACGCCGTTGGACGTACCGCAATCGTCCTCGACCACCACCAGATCCTGCGTCACGTCGACCAGACGACGCGTCAGGTAACCCGAGTTTGCCGTCTTCAGTGCCGTATCAGCCAGACCCTTACGTGCACCGTGGGTCGAGATGAAGTACTGCAACACGTTCAGGCCTTCACGGAAGTTCGCCGTAATCGGCGTCTCAATGATCGAGCCGTCCGGCTTCGCCATCAGGCCACGCATACCGGCCAGCTGACGAATCTGAACTGCGGAACCACGAGCACCCGAGTCCGCCATCATGTAGATGGAGTTGAACGATTCCTGACGCGTTTCGTTGCCGTCGCGATCGACCACCGGTTCCGTCGACAGCTGTTCCATCATCGCCTTGCCGACCGCTTCCGACGTTGCCGACCAGATGTCGACCACGTTGTTGTAGCGCTCTTGCGACGTGACGAGACCCGACATGTACTGACGGTCGTATTCCTTCACCTTCTTCGCTGCATCGCCGACGATCTGTTCTTTCTGCGGCGGCACGAGCATGTCGTCGACGCAGATCGAGATACCGGCGCGCGTTGCCAGACGGAAGCCCGACTGCATCAACTGGTCGGCGAAAATCACCGTTTCACGCAGACCGCACTTGCGGAATGCGGTGTTGATGAGTCGCGAGATTTCCTTCTTCTTCAGCGGCTTGTTCAGCACCGAGAACGGCAGGCCCGGCGGAAGAATTTCCGACAGGATTGCGCGGCCGACGGTCGTCGCGTACAGCGAGATCTTCGGCACGAATGCCGGCGCGCCTTCCGACTTGTCTTCGTTGTGGACCATTTCCGTGATCCGCACGTTGACGCGCGAGGCCAGCTCGACTTCCTTGTTCTCGTAAGCACGCAGTGCTTCCGACACGCCGGTGAACGTCAGGCCTTCGCCCTTGGCGTTCACTGCTTCACGCGTCGCGTAGTACAGGCCGAGCACGATATCCTGCGACGGCACGATCGACGGATCGCCGTTGGCCGGGAACAGGATGTTGTTCGACGCCAGCATCAGCGTACGTGCTTCCATCTGCGCTTCGAGCGACAGCGGCACGTGCACAGCCATCTGGTCACCGTCGAAGTCGGCGTTGAACGCCGCGCAAACGAGCGGGTGCAGCTGGATAGCCTTACCTTCGATCAGCACCGGCTCGAAAGCCTGAATGCCAAGACGGTGCAGCGTCGGCGCACGGTTCAGCATGACCGGATGTTCGCGAATGACTTCTTCGAGAATGTCCCACACCACCGGCGTCTGGTTCTCGACTTCCTTCTTCGCAGCCTTGATGGTGGTAGCGACACCCATCACTTCGAGCTTGTTGAAGATGAACGGCTTGAACAGTTCGAGCGCCATCAGCTTCGGCAAACCGCACTGATGCAGCTTGAGCGTCGGGCCGACCACGATCACCGAACGGCCCGAGTAGTCAACGCGCTTACCGAGCAAGTTCTGACGGAAACGACCGCCCTTACCCTTGATCATGTCAGCGAGCGACTTCAGCGGACGCTTGTTCGCGCCAGTCATTGCCTTACCGCGACGACCGTTGTCGAGCAGCGAATCGACGGCTTCCTGCAGCATCCGCTTTTCGTTGCGGACGATGATTTCAGGCGCCTTCAGTTCGAGCAGACGCTTCAACCGGTTGTTACGGTTGATCACGCGGCGATACAGGTCGTTCAGGTCCGACGTCGCGAAGCGGCCACCGTCCAGCGGCACCAGCGGACGCAGTTCCGGCGGCAGCACCGGCAGCACTTCGAGCACCATCCAGTCAGGCTTGATGCCCGAACGCTGGAAAGCCTCGAGCACCTTCAGGCGCTTCGCATACTTCTTGATCTTCGCTTCCGAACCCGTGTTCTTGAGTTCGGTGCGCAACATCTCGACCTGCTCGTCGATGTTAATCGCGCGCAGCAGTTCGCGAACGCCTTCCGCGCCCATTTCGGCACGGAATTCGTCACCGTACTCTTCGACCTTGTTGTAGTAATCCTCTTCGGTCATGATCTGCCGCGCTTTCAGCGGCGTCATGCCCGGATCGATCACCACGTATGCTTCGAAGTACAGCACGCGCTCGATGTCGCGCAGCGTCATGTCGAGCACCATGCCCAGACGCGACGGCAGCGACTTCAGGAACCAGATGTGAGCGACCGGCGAGGCCAGTTCAATGTGGCCCATCCGTTCGCGACGCACCTTCGCGAGCGTCACTTCGACGCCGCACTTTTCACAGATCACGCCACGATGCTTCAGGCGCTTGTACTTACCGCAAAGGCATTCGTAGTCTTTGATCGGCCCGAAGATCTTCGCGCAGAACAAACCATCGCGTTCCGGCTTGAACGTCCGGTAGTTGATGGTTTCCGGCTTCTTGACTTCACCGAACGACCACGAACGGATCTTGTCTGGCGAGGCCAGACCGATCTTGATCGCGTCAAAAACTTCAGGCTGTTGGACTTGCTTGAATAGATCGAGCAGAGCTTTCATTGCTTTCTCTCCGTAGTCCGATTAGTTGCGGTCGAGGTCGATATCGATACCGAGCGAGCGGATTTCCTTCACCAACACGTTGAAGGATTCCGGCATGCCGGCGTCGATCACGTGATCACCCTTGACCAGGTTCTCATACACCTTGGTCCGGCCCGCCACGTCATCCGACTTCACCGTCAGCATTTCTTGCAACACGTACGATGCGCCGTACGCTTCGAGCGCCCACACTTCCATTTCACCGAAACGCTGGCCACCAAACTGCGCCTTACCGCCCAACGGCTGCTGCGTTACGAGCGAGTACGGGCCCGTGGAACGCGCGTGCATCTTGTCGTCGACCAAGTGGTGCAGCTTCAGGTAGTGCATGTAGCCGACAGTCACCGTACGTTCGAACATCTCACCCGTGCGGCCGTCATACAGACGTACCTGGTTCTTCGACGGCGTCATGCCGAGGTTCTTCGCGATGTCGTCCGGGAATGCCAGATCCAGTGCGCGCGACATTTCTTCTTCCGTCGCACCGTCGAACACCGGCGTGGCAAACGGAACGCCTTCGCGCAGGTTCTTCGCCAGTTCGACGATTTCGTCGTCCGTGAAGCTGTCCAGCTCTTCAGCGCGGCCCGACTCGTTGTAGATCTTGGTCAGGAATTCGCGCAGTTCAGCGATCTTCGCCTGACGTTGCAGCATTTCTGCAATACGCCAGCCGAGACCCTTCGCGGCCCAACCCAGATGCACTTCGAGAACCTGACCCACGTTCATCCGCGACGGCACGCCGAGCGGATTGAGCACGACGTCAGCAGGACGGCCATCGGCCATGTACGGCATGTCTTCGATCGGAACGATCTTCGACACCACACCCTTGTTACCGTGACGGCCGGCCATCTTGTCGCCAGGCTGCAGACGACGCTTAACAGCCAGATACACCTTGACCATCTTCAGCACACCCGGCGGCAGTTCGTCGCCTTGCGTGAGCTTCTTGCGCTTTTCTTCGAACGCCAGATCGAACTGGTGACGCTTCTGTTCGATCGAGTCCTTGATAGCTTCGAGCTGTGCCGCTGCTTCTTCGTCCGCGAGGCGGATGTCGAACCAGTGGTAGTGGTCGAGATCTTCCAGGTAAGCCTGTTCGATCTTCGTACCCTTCGCGAGCTTCTTCGGACCACCGTTTGCGACCTTGCCGGTCAGCATACGAGCGAGACGCTGGAATGCATCGCCTTCCACGATACGCAGCTGGTCGTTCAGGTCGAGGCGATAACGCTTCAGTTCATCGTCGATGATCTGTTGCGCACGCTTGTCGCGCTGAATACCTTCACGCGTGAACACTTGCACGTCGATGACCGTGCCGCTCATGCCCGACGGCACGCGCAGCGACGTGTCCTTCACGTCCGAAGCCTTTTCACCGAAGATCGCGCGCAGCAGCTTTTCTTCCGGCGTCAGCTGGGTTTCGCCCTTCGGCGTCACCTTACCGACCAGCACGTCGCCTGCTTCGACTTCAGCGCCGATGTAGACGATGCCCGACTCATCGAGACGGCCGAGTTGCACTTCAGCCAGGTTCGAGATGTCGCGCGTGATTTCTTCCGGTCCAAGCTTCGTATCGCGAGCTACGACGTTCAGTTCTTCGATGTGGATCGACGTGTAACGGTCGTCAGCAACCACCTTCTCCGAGATCAAGATCGAATCTTCGAAGTTGTAGCCGTTCCACGGCATGAACGCGACCAGCATGTTCTGGCCGAGAGCCAGTTCGCCGAGGTCGGTCGATGCACCATCAGCCAGCACGTCGCCACGCGACACGATATCGCCGACCTTCACGATCGGGCGCTGGTTGATGTTCGTGTTCTGGTTCGAACGCGTGTACTTGATCAGGTTGTAGATGTCCACGCCGACGTCGCCCGCAACGGCTTCATCGTCGTTCACGCGGATCACCATACGGCCTGCGTCGACGTAATCGACCACACCACCGCGGAATGCCTGAACCGTCGTACCCGAGTCGACTGCCACCGTGCGTTCGATACCCGTACCGACCACGGCCTTTTCAGGACGCAGACACGGCACAGCCTGACGCTGCATGTTCGAACCCATCAATGCGCGGTTCGCGTCATCGTGCTCGAGGAACGGAATCAGCGAAGCTGCAACCGAGACGATCTGCGACGGCGCCACGTCCATGTACTGGATGCGGTCCGGCGTAACCATCAACGTTTCGCCAGCTTCACGCGACGACACCAGTTCGTCGGTCAGCGAGCCATCAGCAGCCACCGCCGCGTTCGCCTGAGCGATCACGTAACGGCCTTCTTCGATCGCCGACAGATAGTCGATCTGATCGGTCACCTTGCTGTCCACGACCTTGCGGTACGGCGTTTCGAGGAAGCCGTATTCGTTCAGGTGCGCGTACAGTGCGAGCGAGTTGATCAGGCCGATGTTCGGACCTTCCGGCGTTTCAATCGGGCACACACGGCCGTAGTGGGTCGGGTGCACGTCGCGGACTTCAAAGCCGGCGCGCTCACGCGTCAAACCGCCCGGGCCAAGTGCCGAAACACGGCGCTTGTGGGTGATTTCCGACAGCGGGTTCGTTTGGTCCATGAACTGCGACAGCTGCGACGAACCGAAGAACTCGCGAATCGCCGACGAAATCGGCTTCGAGTTGATCAGGTCGTGCGGCATCAGGTTTTCGCTTTCGGCCTGGCCGAGGCGTTCCTTCACAGCACGTTCGACACGCACGAGACCTGCGCGGAACTGGTTTTCCGCCAGTTCGCCGACGCAACGCACACGACGATTGCCCAAGTGGTCGATGTCGTCCACTTCGCCCTTGCCGTTACGCAGTTCGACCAGGATTTTGATCGTTGCGAGGATGTCGTCGTCTTGCAGCGTCATCGGACCGACGATTTCGTCGCGACCGACACGGCGGTTGAACTTCATACGACCCACCTTGGACAGGTCGTATGCGTCTTCGCTGTAGAACAGACGGTTGAACAACGCCTCGACCGCTTCTTCGGTCGGCGGTTCGCCCGGACGCATCATGCGGTAGATCGCAATGCGTGCAGCCATCTTGTCCGCGGTTTCGTCGATACGCAGCGTCGACGAGATATACGGACCTTGATCCAGATCGTTCGTGTAGAGCGTCTGGATTTCTTTGATCTTCGATTCGCGGAGCTTTTCGAGGACGGTTTCGGTGATTTCGTCGTTCGCGTTAGCGATGACTTCACCCGTGTCGCCGTCAACGACGTTCTTCGCGAGCACGCGGCCGAGCAGATAGTCTTCCGGCACCGAGATGAACTTCGTCTTCGCGTTGTCGAGGTCGCGAATGTGCTTGGCGTTGATCCGCTTGTCCTTCTGGACGATCACGTTGCCATCACGATCCGTAATGTCGAAACGTGCGACTTCACCACGCAGACGCTCCGGCACGAATTCCATCTGCGCGCCTTCCGGCATCAGCGTGAAATTGTCGAACACGAAGAAGTTTGCGAGGATCTGTTCCGGCGTCAGGCCGATCGCCTTCAGCAGGATCGTGACCGGCATCTTGCGACGGCGGTCAACGCGGAAGTACAGCACGTCCTTCGGATCGAACTCGAAGTCGAGCCACGAACCGCGGTAGGGAATGATACGTGCCGAGAACAGCAGCTTGCCCGAGCTATGCGTCTTGCCCTTGTCGTGTTCGAAGAACACGCCAGGCGAGCGGTGCAGCTGCGAAACGATCACGCGTTCCGTGCCGTTGATGACGAACGAACCCGTCGGCGTCATGAGCGGAATTTCGCCCATGTACACTTCCTGTTCCTTCACTTCCTTGACGACCGGCTTGCTCGGCGATTCCTTGTCGAGCAGCACCAGGCGCACTTTCGCGCGCAGCGCCGAGCAGTATGTCAAACCGCGCTGCTGACATTCCTTGATGTTGAATGCCGGCGGCGACAGCATGTAGCTGACGAACTCGAGACGCGCAAAACCGTTGTGCGAAACGATCGGGAAAACGGATGTAAACGCAGCCTGCAGGCCTTCCGGCTTGCGTTGCGTGGACGACGTGTCTGCTTGCAGAAACGTGCTGAATGATTCAAGCTGGGTAGCCAGCAGGAAAGGTACTTGGTGAACGATGGGGCGCTTCGCAAAACTCTTGCGAATGCGCTTCTTCTCGGTGAAGGAATATTGCATACGATCTCCGAATCACGGCGGGCATTGTTGTCGAGGCAGGATACCTTGATGAGACAACCCGAGTGTTCACCGACTGAGACCCGATGGCCGTCCGATGGCCTGAACGAGCCTAGAAGCTTGGTGGTTGGCCGCTACCAACCGCTGGCTGACGGCAGCGGATGCCTATGTTGCCCGCTACCCGACCAAACTTGCCTTCTGCAGTCGCTTCAGAAGACAAAGAGAAACGCCGGTCAATGTTGCCGAAAGGCGGTTTTCTTTGGCTTCTGGGGCCCAGTTTCTGCCGAAAACGATTGGCAAAAAACGTGGTCCCCACAAAGCACAAAAAGGCCGGCGGTGGAAAACCGCCAGCCTTCGCACAACGCGCTGAAACTTACTTGATTTCAGCCTTCGCGCCGGCTTCTTCCAGCTTCTTCTTGGCTTCTTCAGCAGCAGCCTTCGGTACCGATTCCTTAACAGGCTTCGGTGCACCGTCGACCAGGTCCTTCGCTTCCTTCAGGCCGAGACCCGTCAGTTCACGAACAGCCTTAATGACCGAAACCTTGTTCGCGCCAACTTCAACCAGGTTGACCGTGAATTCGGTTTGCTCTTCAGCAGCAGCAGCAGCGCCGCCGCCTGCCGGGCCTGCCACTGCAACAGCAGCTGCCGACACGCCAAACTTCTCTTCGAACGCCTTAACCAGCTCGTTCAGTTCCAGAACCGACATCGAGCTTACTGCCTCGAGGATGTCATCTTTTGCGATTGCCATTTGAAATACTCCTAAATTGAATTCGGATACAGCCAGCGATCAATCACGCTCGACTGAAGTGCGTTACGCAGCGGTTTCTTCGCCTTGTTTCTTTTCTGCCAGCGCGGCCAGGGCGCGCGCAAAGCCGGAAACAGGTGCTTGCATAACGTACAACAGCTTGGAGAGCAGTTCTTCGCGGCTCGGGATGTTTGCCAGCGCTTGCACGCCAGCCTTGTCCATCACCTTGCCTTCGTAGGAACCAGCCTTGATGATCAACTTGTCATTGGTTTTGCCGAAGTCGTTGACGACCTTAGCAGCAGCAATTGCATCTTCCGAGATGCCGTAGATCAGGGGACCAGTCATCTGCTCTGCCAGCGGAGCAAACGGGGTACCTTCGACAGCGCGACGCGCCAGCGTGTTTTTCAACACACGAAGGTAAACCTGTTGCTCACGCGCTTTCGCGCGCAGCTTGGTCAGATCGCCAACCGCGATTCCACGATACTCAGCCAGAACCACGGTCTGGGCTTTCGCGACTTGCGCGGCAACCTCAGCGACGACGGCCTGCTTGCTTTCTTTGTTAAGTGGCACGGTTAACCTCCAGATTCGATACACGCGGCGTGCGCCTTGTGTACCGCGTTCAATAACGGCGTCCGACCAGTCAGGAGTATTTCGACCGCCTGAACCCCACATTGCTGCGGACTTCAACCGGCTTCATCACTACAAAACCTTTTCGGGTTCGCCATCTGCGTTGGCTTTACATTAAGGGACCGCCTACCTGCTGCGTTCCCGCCAACGGTCTTTGACAACCGGCCGCTCGATGCAGACTGCCATCTTGCGACCGCCCAAAGCCCATAAAACCGCCTCGACTCACATCGAGGCGATGAAATTTATTACTGTGCTGCGAGCGATGCCTGGTCGACGCGAACGCCAACACCCATCGTGCTCGACAGCGCAACCTTGCGCAGATACACACCCTTGCTCGTTGCCGGCTTCGCCTTTTGCAGCGCGTCGACGAGAGCGTTCAGGTTGCTACGCAGAGCCGTCGGCTCGAACGAAGCACGGCCAATCGTGGCGTGGATGATACCGGCCTTGTCGACACGGAATTGCACCTGACCAGCCTTGGCGTTCTTGACTGCAGTCGCGACGTCCGGCGTAACCGTGCCAACCTTCGGGTTCGGCATCAGGCCACGCGGGCCGAGGATCTGGCCGAGCGTACCGACAACGCGCATCGTGTCCGGCGAAGCGATCACGATGTCGAAGTCCAACTTGCCAGCCTTGACTTGTTCAGCCAGGTCTTCCATACCGACGA
This window contains:
- the rplA gene encoding 50S ribosomal protein L1; translation: MAKLSKRLQAFAAKVDRQKLYAIDEALSLVKECASAKFDESIDVAVQLGIDAKKSDQVVRGSVVLPAGTGKSVRVAVFAQGEKAEQARAAGAEVVGMEDLAEQVKAGKLDFDIVIASPDTMRVVGTLGQILGPRGLMPNPKVGTVTPDVATAVKNAKAGQVQFRVDKAGIIHATIGRASFEPTALRSNLNALVDALQKAKPATSKGVYLRKVALSSTMGVGVRVDQASLAAQ
- the rplL gene encoding 50S ribosomal protein L7/L12, which codes for MAIAKDDILEAVSSMSVLELNELVKAFEEKFGVSAAAVAVAGPAGGGAAAAAEEQTEFTVNLVEVGANKVSVIKAVRELTGLGLKEAKDLVDGAPKPVKESVPKAAAEEAKKKLEEAGAKAEIK
- the rplJ gene encoding 50S ribosomal protein L10, which encodes MPLNKESKQAVVAEVAAQVAKAQTVVLAEYRGIAVGDLTKLRAKAREQQVYLRVLKNTLARRAVEGTPFAPLAEQMTGPLIYGISEDAIAAAKVVNDFGKTNDKLIIKAGSYEGKVMDKAGVQALANIPSREELLSKLLYVMQAPVSGFARALAALAEKKQGEETAA